Proteins found in one Salvia splendens isolate huo1 chromosome 10, SspV2, whole genome shotgun sequence genomic segment:
- the LOC121751348 gene encoding 60S ribosomal protein L27a-3-like — protein sequence MTTRFKKNRKKRVHVSAGHGRIGKHRKHPGGRGNAGGMHHHRILFDKYHPGYFGKVGMRYFHRLRNKFHCPTVNIDRLWSLVPQELKDKASKDNAPLIDVTQFGYFKVLCKGLLPKGKPVVLKAKLVSKNAEKKIKEAGGAVVLTA from the coding sequence ATGACGACGAGATTCAAGAAGAACCGCAAGAAGCGCGTCCATGTGAGCGCTGGGCACGGTAGAATCGGCAAGCACAGGAAGCATCCCGGTGGTCGTGGAAACGCCGGAGGAATGCATCACCACCGCATCCTCTTCGACAAGTACCATCCTGGCTACTTCGGCAAGGTCGGTATGCGTTACTTCCATCGCCTGCGCAACAAGTTCCACTGCCCCACCGTCAACATCGACCGCCTCTGGTCGCTGGTGCCGCAGGAGCTCAAGGACAAGGCCTCCAAGGACAACGCGCCTCTCATCGACGTCACGCAGTTCGGCTACTTCAAGGTCCTCTGCAAAGGATTGCTTCCGAAGGGGAAGCCGGTCGTTCTCAAGGCCAAGCTCGTCTCTAAGAACGCCGAGAAGAAGATCAAGGAAGCTGGCGGCGCCGTCGTGCTCACCGCTTGA
- the LOC121752876 gene encoding uncharacterized protein LOC121752876, which yields MEPLTTPNPEKYLKAVGLSFKASNANGKIWIFVEEGADFEVEDDSDQVLHGRFMYPRLPCPILVSAVYAKCSRGERIPLWDKMREISTTAEGMPWSIGGDFNTILSIRERSGSDTNRQAEMIDFAEPIEDCRLLDPGCDGSDYTWAKNGLFERLDRVLLSESWTRIFESARVTNLPRVASDHGPVLVRCRLPSVHAGGRPFRFQNMWTWHAVFIDLVREDWDRPTEAEGLLNLQIKLARVKKALKSWNKEVFGNIHANIRDMEGRIVSAQADFEERPTPENRTEINKSIAEYICLLRMEEDFWRLISHASMACGGGQEHEILSKLGQAKKDSNAHP from the coding sequence ATGGAACCTCTCACGACCCCCAACCCGGAGAAATATTTAAAGGCGGTGGGTTTATCTTTTAAGGCTTCGAATGCCAATGGGaagatttggatttttgtggaggaaggggcTGATTTTGAGGTTGAGGATGATTCGGATCAGGTGCTCCATGGGCGGTTCATGTACCCTCGTCTTCCATGCCCCATCTTGGTCTCGGCCGTGTATGCAAAGTGTTCTAGAGGGGAACGGATTCCTCTTTGGGACAAAATGAGAGAAATATCAACTACCGCCGAGGGGATGCCTTGGTCCATTGGAGGGGATTTCAATACCATTCTTTCCATTCGAGAAAGGTCGGGTAGCGACACCAATCGGCAAGCAGAGATGATCGACTTCGCCGAGCCCATTGAAGACTGCCGGTTGCTCGATCCAGGATGTGATGGCTCGGACTACACGTGGGCAAAGAACGGCCTTTTTGAAAGGCTAGATAGGGTCCTTCTAAGCGAATCATGGACCCGGATATTTGAGAGTGCGAGGGTCACGAATCTTCCACGGGTCGCCTCGGACCATGGCCCAGTGCTGGTGCGGTGCAGGTTGCCGAGTGTGCATGCCGGGGGCAGACCCTTCCGATTCCAAAATATGTGGACCTGGCATGCGGTATTTATCGATCTGGTGCGTGAGGATTGGGATAGACCAACGGAGGCGGAGGGACTCCTTAACCTCCAAATCAAACTCGCCCGCGTCAAGAAAGCCCTTAAGAGTTGGAATAAAGAGGTTTTTGGCAATATTCACGCAAACATCCGAGACATGGAAGGGAGGATTGTGAGTGCCCAAGCTGATTTTGAGGAGAGGCCTACACCCGAGAATAGAACGGAAATCAACAAaagcattgccgagtacatttgCCTCCTAAGAATGGAGGAAGACTTTTGGCGCCTAATAAGCCACGCTTCGATGGCTTGCGGAGGGGGACAAGAACACGAGATTCTATCAAAGTTGGGTCAAGCAAAAAAGGATTCGAATGCGCATCCATAA